Proteins encoded by one window of Oenanthe melanoleuca isolate GR-GAL-2019-014 chromosome 20, OMel1.0, whole genome shotgun sequence:
- the ADNP gene encoding activity-dependent neuroprotector homeobox protein — translation MEYCMLGTSAFHKVQQQLMMPRKAFLSQKEKQARARERDMLKKRRRRQDYLKRSVEPQKNTETIKWHRDDEKRRENEQVKDKDIKKRWRQDERERRRSVDAMNWHREEEKRENERETMFQLPVNNLGSLRKARKTVKKILSDIGLEYCKEHIEDFKQFEPNDFYLKNTTWEDVGLWDPSLTKNQDYRTKPFCCSACPFSSKFFSAYKSHFRNVHSEDFENRILLNCPYCTFNADKKTLETHIKIFHAPNASTPSGGISTFKDKNKHESLKPKQADSVEQAVYYCKKCTYRDPLYEIVRKHIYREHFQHVAAPYVAKGGEKSLNGAVPLSSSAREEGGIHCKRCLFMPKSYEALVQHVIEDHERIGYQVTAMIGHTNVVVPRSKPLMLIAPKPQDKKPMGLPQRMGALSAGSVRSLSSQQMMNRLTIPKPTLNSAGVNMMSNVHLQQNNYGVKSVPPSYVGQPGGRLSLSGNAPVSLSQQSQSMKQFSASGNGRPYTLGGEQRSQASGRYSLQSANSSLSAAQLKQTSLSQSQAASRALGQSGSKSPVAATGPSAVNTSSTQKWKICTICNELFPENVYSVHFEKEHKAEKVPAVANYIMKIHNFTSKCLYCNRYLPTDTLLNHMLIHGLSCPYCRSTFNDVEKMAAHMRMVHVDEEMGPKTDSTLTFDLTLQQGSHTNIHLLVTTYNLRDAPAESVAYHAQNTPPVPPKPQPKIQEKSDVPVKSSPQAAVPYKKDVGKTLCPLCFSILKGPISDALAHHLRERHQVIQTVHPVEKKLTYKCIHCLGVYTSNMTASTITLHLVHCRGVGKTQNGQDKGTSSRLGQSPAAAPVKRAYEHMDFPLMKKRKIDDDDSPSAFEEKPEEPVVLALDPKGHEDDSYEARKTFLTKYFNKQPYPTRREIEKLAASLWLWKSDIASHFSNKRKKCVRDCEKYKPGVLLGFNMKELNKVKHEMDFDAEWLFENHDEKNSRVNVSKTVDKKINLEKDNDSSSDSYENLEEEYTESRSPFGQHVSDMGGKASSNSSVQNPQDSIAKEIMEENTLQAPEKAEQKPEESSKYEEMIAAEEPGKLVGDVSDSEGDQDEQDDAVEWKDGASQSESGPGSQQVSDFEDNALEVKPEVWTDESSQSEDAGSSKPTVEAKGGGSESDEEQSKWKNRSYGKVEGFWSKDQSQWKNSSELEESLASEQMEWQSSTMDSEDGDGFGAVGAEPMHGSLPGVELSSQQA, via the exons AAACTATGTTCCAACTTCCTGTCAACAACCTTGGCAGTTTAAGAAAGGCCCggaaaactgtgaaaaaaatacttagtGACATTGGTTTGGAATACTGTAAAGAACATATAGAA gatTTTAAGCAGTTTGAACCTAATgacttttatttgaaaaacactACATGGGAGGATGTGGGACTGTGGGACCCATCGCTTACAAAAAACCAG GACTATCGGACAAAGCCCTTCTGCTGCAGTGCGTGTCCCTTCTCCTCGAAGTTCTTTTCAGCCTACAAAAGCCACTTCCGGAATGTTCACAGCGAAGACTTTGAGAACAGGATCCTGCTCAACTGCCCCTACTGTACCTTCAACGCCGACAAAAAGACTTTGGAAACGcacattaaaatattccatGCTCCCAATGCCAGTACACCCAGTGGAGGCATCAGCACTttcaaagataaaaacaaacacGAGAGCCTTAAACCCAAGCAGGCTGACAGTGTGGAACAAGCTGTTTATTACTGTAAGAAGTGCACTTACCGCGACCCGCTCTACGAAATCGTTCGAAAGCACATTTACAGGGAACATTTTCAGCACGTTGCTGCTCCTTACGTAGCCAAGGGAGGCGAAAAGTCCCTCAATGGTGCAGTTCCATTGAGCTCCAGTGCCCGAGAGGAGGGGGGTATCCACTGCAAACGATGCCTTTTCATGCCGAAATCCTACGAAGCTTTAGTGCAGCACGTGATCGAAGACCATGAGCGGATCGGATACCAGGTCACGGCCATGATCGGTCACACCAACGTCGTGGTGCCCAGGTCGAAACCTTTGATGCTCATAGCTCCCAAGCCCCAGGATAAAAAGCCCATGGGACTCCCTCAGAGGATGGGTGCCCTCTCCGCCGGCAGCGTCCGCTCGCTCTCGTCCCAGCAGATGATGAACAGACTCACGATACCAAAGCCCACGTTAAACTCTGCAGGAGTCAATATGATGTCAAACGTTCACCTACAGCAGAACAATTACGGGGTTAAATCGGTGCCCCCCAGTTACGTTGGTCAGCCAGGGGGGAGGCTCAGCCTCAGTGGCAATGCACCTGTTTCTCTTTCCCAACAATCACAGAGCATGAAACAGTTTTCAGCAAGCGGCAATGGCAGGCCTTACACtctgggaggggagcagaggtCCCAGGCCTCAGGCAGGTACTCTCTGCAGTCTGCCAACTCCTCGCTGTCGGCGGCGCAGCTCAAGCAGACGTCGCTGTCGCAGTCCCAAGCAGCGTCCAGAGCTCTGGGTCAGTCTGGCTCCAAATCCCCCGTGGCTGCTACAGGGCCTTCTGCTGTCAACACCTCGTCCACGCAGAAGTGGAAAATCTGTACAATCTGCAATGAGCTGTTCCCCGAAAACGTGTACAGCGTTCACTTTGAGAAGGAGCACAAGGCCGAGAAGGTGCCCGCGGTGGCCAACTACATCATGAAAATCCACAACTTCACGAGCAAATGTCTCTACTGTAACCGCTACCTGCCCACGGACACGCTGCTCAATCACATGCTGATCCACGGGCTCTCCTGCCCCTACTGCCGCTCCACCTTCAACGATGTGGAGAAGATGGCTGCCCACATGCGCATGGTGCACGTGGACGAGGAGATGGGACCTAAGACTGACTCCACGCTGACCTTTGATTTGACATtgcagcagggcagccacaCCAACATCCACCTCCTCGTCACCACCTACAACCTGCGGGATGCTCCTGCCGAGTCCGTCGCTTACCACGCTCAGAACACGCCCCCGGTCCCACCCAAACCGCAGCCCAAAATCCAGGAGAAATCGGATGTACCCGTCAAAAGCtctccacaggcagcagtgccctACAAAAAAGATGTGGGGAAAACTCTGTGTCCTCTGTGCTTTTCAATCCTGAAAGGGCCCATCTCTGACGCGCTGGCGCATCACCTCCGGGAGAGGCACCAGGTGATTCAGACGGTTCACCCCGTGGAGAAGAAGCTGACCTACAAGTGCATCCACTGCCTGGGCGTGTACACCAGCAACATGACGGCCTCCACCATCACACTGCACCTGGTGCACTGCAGGGGCGTGGGCAAGACCCAGAACGGGCAGGACAAAGGGACGTCGTCCCGGCTGGGCCAGTCCCCGGCGGCCGCGCCCGTCAAACGCGCCTACGAGCACATGGACTTCCCCCtgatgaagaagaggaagatcGACGACGATGACTCCCCCTCTGCCTTTGAGGAGAAGCCCGAAGAACCTGTAGTTCTAGCACTGGACCCCAAGGGTCACGAAGATGATTCGTACGAAGccaggaaaacatttcttacAAAGTATTTCAATAAGCAGCCCTACCCCACTCGGAGGGAGATCGAAAAGCTGGCAGCCAGTTTGTGGCTCTGGAAATCTGATATCGCATCTCACTTCAGCAACAAAAGGAAGAAGTGTGTTAGGGATTGTGAGAAATACAAACccggggtgctgctgggcttcAACATGAAGGAGCTGAACAAAGTCAAACACGAGATGGATTTTGATGCTGAATGGTTGTTTGAAAACCACGACGAGAAGAATTCCAGAGTCAATGTCAGTAAGACTGTTGATAAAAAGATCAACTTAGAAAAAGACAATGACAGTTCCTCAGACAGCTACGAAAACCTGGAGGAGGAATACACCGAGAGCCGCAGTCCCTTTGGCCAGCACGTCTCTGACATGGGTGGGAAAGCCTCGTCCAACAGCTCCGTGCAGAACCCCCAGGACAGCATAGCCAAGGAAATCATGGAGGAGAACACCTTACAGGCTCCAGAGAAGGCTGAGCAAAAGCCAGAGGAAAGCTCTAAATATGAAGAGATGATTGCTGCTGAAGAGCCAGGAAAACTGGTAGGTGACGTTTCAGATAGTGAAGGGGATCAGGATGAGCAGGATGATGCAGTGGAATGGAAGGATGGAGCTTCCCAGTCTGAGAGCGggcctggctcccagcaggtGTCGGATTTTGAAGATAACGCATTGGAGGTAAAACCAGAAGTGTGGACAGATGAATCTTCCCAAAGCGAAGATGCTGGGAGCAGTAAACCCACTGTGGAGGCCAAGGGGGGTGGATCTGAAAGTGATGAAGAGCAGTCAAAGTGGAAGAATCGTTCCTATGGAAAAGTAGAAGGGTTTTGGTCCAAGGACCAGTCGCAATGGAAGAACAGCTCCGAGCTGGAGGAGAGCCTGGCCAGCGAGCAGATGGagtggcagagcagcacaatGGACAGCGAGGACGGCGACGGCTTCGGGGCCGTGGGGGCAGAGCCCATGCACGGCAGCCTGCCCGGGGTGGagctcagcagccagcaggcGTGA